A genomic segment from Nitrospira sp. encodes:
- a CDS encoding Multidrug efflux system MdtABC-TolC, inner-membrane proton/drug antiporter MdtB (RND type) — translation MNPSRLFILRPVATVLTMVAILLAGGAAYRQLPVSALPQVDYPTIQVMTFYPGAGPDVMTSSITAPLERQFGQMPGLNQMTSTSSGGSSVITLQFSLDINLDVAEQEVQAAMNAAATLLPRDLPAPPVYNKVNPADAPILTVALTSATLPLPQVRDFAETRFAQKISQLSGVGLVSISGGQRPAVRVQANPRALAAYGLTLEDLRSVVAAANVNQAKGGFDGPRRASIINATDQLFAGKDYQALIVAYRNGAPVHLSDVADVIDDVENTKQAAWMDATPAVIVNIQRQPGTNVIEVVDRIKRLLPQLQSTLPSAVQTSILTDRTTSIRATVRDVQFELVLAVVLVIFVIFLFLRTLSATVIPAAAVPLSLIGTFGIMYLMGFSLNNLTLMALTISTGFVVDDAIVMIENIARYIERGDSPLQAALKGSKQIAFTILSLTVSLIAVLIPLLFMGDVVGRLFREFAVTLSITILLSAVVSLTLTPMMCARLLRDRREEQPNRFSRASQRFLDRTITGYGASLRWVLQRQKATLVVTAGTLLFTVALYILIPKGFFPLQDTGVILAMTEAPQAVSFKTMVDRQQALAAALLAEPAVESLSSFIGVDGTNTTLNSGRMYLNLKPRAERRADASEVIRRLEARAAEVDGITLHMQPVQDLTVEDRVSRTQFQYTLEDADPEELHRWAPKLLEALQVRPELRDVSSDEQNQGLASMVEIDRKTASRLGITPQLVTDTLYDAFGQRQVSTMFTQLNQYRVILEVMPEFQKGPEGLHFLEVRGNGGSVPLNVFTRVTDTTAPLVISRQGQFPAVTISFNLAPGGALGEAVEAIRQTTKELGLPASIRGSFQGAAQAFQTALANEPLLIVAALVTVYIVLGILYESYIHPLTILSTLPSAGVGALLALMLFRMEFSVIALIGVILLIGIVKKNAIMMIDFALDAERNEGKPPEEAIYEAGLLRFRPIMMTTMAALLGALPLAMGSGVGSELRRPLGISIVGGLVLSQLLTLYTTPVVYLTLDRLSARFRRGRHRVAVADTLSSAGRR, via the coding sequence GTGAACCCTTCGCGGCTCTTTATCCTGCGACCGGTGGCGACGGTCTTGACGATGGTCGCGATCCTTCTGGCGGGCGGCGCGGCCTATCGGCAGTTGCCGGTCTCCGCGCTGCCGCAAGTCGATTACCCGACCATTCAGGTGATGACGTTTTACCCCGGTGCGGGGCCGGACGTGATGACCTCCTCCATCACGGCGCCGTTGGAACGCCAGTTCGGCCAAATGCCGGGCCTGAACCAGATGACCTCCACGAGTTCCGGCGGCAGTTCGGTCATTACGCTGCAGTTCAGTCTCGACATCAATTTGGACGTCGCAGAGCAGGAGGTGCAGGCGGCCATGAATGCCGCAGCCACCTTGCTGCCGCGCGATTTGCCTGCGCCGCCCGTCTATAACAAGGTCAATCCGGCCGACGCGCCGATTCTCACGGTGGCATTGACCTCGGCGACCCTGCCCTTACCACAGGTGCGGGATTTCGCGGAAACGCGGTTCGCGCAGAAGATCTCGCAGCTCTCGGGTGTCGGCCTGGTGAGCATCAGCGGGGGGCAGCGTCCCGCCGTGCGGGTCCAAGCCAATCCTCGCGCGCTGGCCGCCTACGGCTTGACGTTGGAAGACCTCCGTTCCGTGGTGGCCGCCGCCAACGTCAACCAGGCGAAGGGCGGCTTCGACGGCCCGCGACGGGCCTCGATCATCAATGCCACGGACCAGCTGTTCGCCGGCAAGGACTACCAGGCTCTGATCGTTGCCTATCGGAACGGGGCACCGGTTCATCTGTCCGATGTCGCGGACGTGATCGATGATGTCGAGAATACCAAACAGGCTGCCTGGATGGACGCAACGCCGGCCGTGATCGTCAACATCCAACGCCAGCCCGGGACCAACGTCATCGAAGTCGTCGACCGGATCAAACGCCTGTTGCCGCAGTTGCAGAGCACGTTGCCTTCTGCCGTGCAGACGTCGATCCTGACCGATCGTACGACCTCGATCCGCGCGACCGTTCGCGACGTGCAATTCGAGTTGGTGCTGGCGGTGGTGCTTGTCATCTTCGTGATCTTCCTGTTTTTGCGGACGTTGTCCGCCACGGTGATTCCGGCAGCGGCAGTGCCGCTCTCGCTGATCGGGACCTTCGGGATCATGTACCTGATGGGGTTCAGTCTGAACAACCTGACCTTGATGGCGTTGACGATCTCCACCGGGTTCGTCGTGGACGATGCCATCGTCATGATCGAGAACATCGCGCGGTACATCGAACGGGGGGATTCTCCGCTCCAAGCCGCGCTCAAGGGGTCGAAGCAGATCGCCTTCACCATCCTGTCGTTGACCGTCTCCCTGATCGCCGTGTTGATCCCGTTGCTGTTCATGGGTGATGTGGTCGGGCGGTTGTTCCGTGAGTTTGCCGTGACGTTGAGCATCACCATCCTCCTCTCGGCCGTCGTGTCTTTGACCCTCACGCCGATGATGTGCGCCAGACTGTTGCGCGACAGGCGGGAGGAGCAGCCGAACCGGTTCTCTCGGGCGTCGCAACGGTTCCTGGACCGTACCATCACCGGGTACGGAGCGAGCTTGCGCTGGGTGTTGCAACGGCAGAAGGCGACGTTGGTCGTGACGGCCGGCACGTTGCTGTTCACCGTGGCGCTCTACATTCTGATACCCAAGGGATTCTTTCCGCTCCAGGATACGGGAGTGATCCTCGCCATGACCGAAGCGCCGCAAGCCGTATCCTTCAAGACGATGGTCGATCGGCAGCAGGCCTTGGCCGCCGCGCTGCTGGCCGAACCGGCCGTCGAGAGCCTGTCGTCGTTCATCGGCGTCGATGGTACCAATACGACGCTCAACAGCGGGCGGATGTACCTCAACTTGAAACCGCGGGCGGAACGGCGCGCCGACGCCTCCGAGGTCATCCGACGGCTCGAGGCGCGGGCCGCAGAGGTGGACGGGATCACGCTGCACATGCAGCCGGTGCAGGACCTCACGGTCGAAGATCGGGTCAGCCGGACTCAGTTCCAATATACGCTGGAAGACGCCGATCCCGAGGAGTTGCATCGCTGGGCCCCGAAGCTCTTGGAGGCGTTGCAGGTGCGGCCCGAGCTGCGGGATGTCAGCAGCGACGAGCAGAATCAGGGGTTGGCCTCCATGGTGGAGATCGATCGCAAGACTGCTTCCCGGTTGGGGATCACGCCGCAACTGGTCACCGACACGCTCTACGATGCGTTCGGCCAGCGGCAGGTCTCCACCATGTTCACTCAGTTGAACCAGTATCGCGTCATTCTGGAGGTGATGCCGGAGTTTCAGAAGGGCCCGGAGGGGTTGCATTTCCTCGAAGTGCGCGGCAACGGAGGGTCCGTGCCGTTGAACGTGTTCACGAGGGTGACGGACACCACCGCGCCCCTTGTGATCAGCCGGCAGGGCCAGTTTCCCGCGGTGACGATCTCGTTCAACCTCGCGCCGGGGGGCGCACTCGGCGAGGCGGTGGAGGCGATCAGGCAGACGACGAAGGAACTGGGACTTCCCGCCAGCATTCGCGGCAGCTTCCAGGGGGCGGCGCAGGCCTTCCAGACGGCGTTGGCGAACGAACCGCTGCTGATTGTGGCCGCCCTGGTCACGGTCTACATCGTGCTCGGGATTTTATACGAGAGCTACATCCATCCGCTCACGATTCTCTCGACCTTGCCGTCGGCGGGAGTTGGCGCGTTGTTGGCCCTGATGTTGTTCCGCATGGAATTCAGCGTCATCGCCCTCATCGGCGTCATCCTGCTGATCGGGATCGTGAAGAAGAACGCCATCATGATGATCGATTTCGCCCTGGACGCGGAGCGCAACGAAGGTAAACCGCCGGAGGAGGCCATCTATGAGGCTGGGCTCCTGCGGTTCCGGCCCATCATGATGACGACGATGGCCGCCCTGCTCGGGGCCCTGCCGCTGGCGATGGGTTCCGGTGTGGGCTCGGAGCTGCGGCGACCGCTCGGCATTTCCATCGTCGGCGGTCTGGTCTTGAGCCAGTTGCTGACGCTCTATACGACGCCGGTGGTCTACCTCACGTTGGATCGGCTGTCCGCGCGGTTTCGTCGCGGACGGCATCGGGTTGCGGTCGCCGACACACTGTCTTCGGCAGGCCGGCGATGA
- a CDS encoding Multidrug efflux system MdtABC-TolC, inner-membrane proton/drug antiporter MdtC (RND type) has translation MNISAPFVRRPVATMLLTIGVTLVGLVAFQFLPVASLPQVEFPTINVSAMLPGASPETMASSVAAPLERQFTRIAGVTEMTSTSMIGETNVTLQFELHRDIDGAARDVQAAINAARADLPSNLPNSPSYRKINPSDGPILIFALMSDLMSRGQMYDAASSILQQKLSQVEGVGQVVVGGGSLPAVRVDLNPTALNKYGIGLGDVRRVLAGTNVNRPKGQLTTDDRTWEIRTNDQLHDVEEYLPLIVAYRDGRAVQLSDVATVEQSVENLRTMGVANGTPAVLVLIYRQAGANIIETVDRLRAQLPPLEASLPGSITLSVVMDRTPVIRASLHEVEKTLIISVGLVILVVFVFLRNLRATLIPTVAVPVSLISTFGVMYLCGYSLDNLSLMALTIATGFVVDDAIVVLENITRYREQGVPPMEAALRGAKDITFTVLSMTLSLVAVFIPIFLMGGMLGRLFREFAATLSVAILMSLVVSLTTIPMLCARVLRSEPTGSHGWWHRIAERLFEAMRGGYARSLTWVLRHPRTMLLVTLGTMALTVYLYVITPKGFFPQQDTGRLFASIQAAQDISFQAMRQKLSEVVDIIKSDPAVENVTGFTGGGMTNTGRMFIALKPLAERGLSSDEVIARLRPKLAKLPGAPTYLQAIQDLRVGGRASSAQYQYTLQSVDLSELNSWAPTVEQTLRSLPEIVDVNSDQQDRGQQSLVLFDRATASRLGLSPQLIDDTLYDAFGQRQVSIIYTALNQYHVVMEVAPQYWQDPAALHDIYVRAPTGAQVPLSAVTRYEPTNTILSVNHQGQFPAVTLSFNMAPGVSLGEAVEAVDQAMHDIGLPAGVRGTFQGTAKAFQSSIENQPWLILAALVAVYIVLGILYESYIHPLTILSTLPSAGVGALLALLLFKAELTMIALIGIMLLIGIVKKNAIMMIDFALQSERAAEGKTPAEAIYEACLLRFRPIMMTTMAALLGALPLAVGTGVGSELRRPLGLAIVGGLLVSQVLTLYTTPVVYLFLDRLRLRCLRARTTSLHPAA, from the coding sequence ATGAATATTTCGGCCCCGTTCGTCCGTCGTCCCGTCGCCACGATGTTGCTCACCATCGGCGTGACGCTGGTGGGCCTCGTCGCCTTTCAATTCCTGCCCGTGGCCTCGCTCCCCCAGGTGGAGTTCCCCACCATCAACGTCTCCGCGATGCTGCCCGGCGCGAGTCCCGAAACCATGGCCTCTTCCGTGGCGGCGCCACTCGAACGCCAATTTACCCGCATCGCGGGCGTGACCGAGATGACCTCCACCAGTATGATCGGCGAAACCAACGTGACACTCCAGTTCGAGTTGCATCGTGATATCGACGGCGCCGCGCGGGATGTGCAGGCGGCGATCAATGCAGCCAGGGCCGATCTGCCGTCGAATCTGCCGAACAGTCCCAGTTACCGCAAGATCAATCCTTCCGACGGACCCATCCTGATCTTCGCGTTGATGTCCGATCTCATGAGCCGGGGCCAGATGTATGACGCGGCGTCGAGCATCTTGCAGCAGAAACTCTCGCAGGTCGAAGGGGTGGGGCAAGTCGTCGTGGGGGGAGGGTCCCTCCCGGCCGTCCGGGTCGATCTCAATCCGACCGCGTTGAACAAGTACGGCATCGGATTGGGAGATGTGCGCCGGGTCTTGGCCGGCACGAACGTGAATCGCCCGAAGGGGCAGCTGACGACCGACGATCGGACCTGGGAGATCAGGACGAACGATCAACTCCACGATGTCGAGGAGTATCTTCCGTTGATCGTGGCCTATCGCGACGGACGGGCCGTGCAGCTGTCCGACGTGGCGACGGTCGAACAATCGGTCGAAAACCTGCGGACCATGGGGGTGGCGAACGGCACGCCGGCGGTGTTGGTGCTCATTTACCGGCAGGCGGGAGCCAATATCATCGAAACGGTGGACCGCCTCCGCGCACAGCTGCCGCCGTTGGAAGCCTCATTGCCAGGCTCCATCACCCTGTCGGTGGTGATGGACCGGACACCGGTGATTCGCGCCTCGCTGCACGAGGTTGAGAAGACCTTGATCATTTCCGTCGGGCTGGTGATTCTGGTGGTGTTCGTGTTTCTCCGGAACCTCCGCGCCACCTTGATCCCGACCGTCGCGGTTCCGGTGTCGTTGATCTCCACGTTCGGCGTCATGTACCTGTGCGGCTACAGTCTCGACAACCTGTCCCTCATGGCCCTGACGATCGCCACCGGCTTCGTGGTGGACGATGCCATCGTCGTGCTCGAAAACATCACCCGCTATCGCGAGCAGGGAGTGCCGCCGATGGAGGCGGCCTTGCGGGGAGCGAAGGACATTACATTTACCGTTCTGTCGATGACCCTGTCGCTGGTCGCAGTCTTCATTCCGATTTTCCTCATGGGCGGGATGCTCGGACGGCTGTTTCGCGAATTCGCCGCGACGCTCTCGGTGGCGATTCTCATGTCGCTGGTGGTCTCACTCACGACGATTCCGATGCTTTGTGCGCGGGTGTTGCGATCGGAGCCGACCGGTTCACATGGTTGGTGGCACCGCATCGCCGAGCGGCTGTTCGAGGCCATGCGCGGCGGATATGCAAGAAGCCTGACCTGGGTTCTTCGGCATCCGCGTACGATGCTGTTGGTGACGCTGGGCACCATGGCCCTCACTGTGTATCTGTACGTCATTACCCCGAAAGGATTCTTTCCCCAGCAGGATACGGGGCGTCTCTTCGCCAGCATCCAGGCTGCGCAGGACATTTCGTTTCAGGCGATGCGCCAGAAACTGTCCGAAGTGGTGGACATCATCAAGAGCGATCCCGCTGTCGAGAACGTGACCGGTTTCACCGGCGGCGGTATGACCAACACCGGCCGGATGTTCATCGCGTTGAAGCCCCTCGCGGAACGGGGTCTGAGTTCGGATGAGGTCATCGCCCGCCTGCGCCCCAAGTTGGCCAAGCTTCCCGGCGCGCCGACCTATCTCCAGGCCATCCAGGATCTGCGCGTCGGCGGCAGGGCGAGCAGCGCGCAGTATCAATACACCTTGCAGAGCGTGGATTTGTCCGAACTCAACAGCTGGGCGCCGACCGTCGAACAAACATTGCGGAGCTTGCCGGAAATCGTGGACGTGAACAGCGATCAACAGGACCGGGGGCAGCAATCGCTGGTGCTGTTCGATCGAGCCACGGCCTCACGGCTCGGCCTGAGCCCGCAACTCATCGACGATACCCTCTACGATGCGTTCGGTCAGCGTCAGGTGTCGATCATCTATACGGCCTTGAACCAATACCACGTCGTGATGGAAGTGGCTCCGCAGTACTGGCAGGACCCCGCCGCCCTCCATGACATTTATGTCCGCGCGCCGACCGGTGCCCAAGTGCCGTTGAGCGCCGTCACCAGGTATGAGCCGACCAACACGATTCTCTCCGTCAACCATCAGGGGCAGTTTCCCGCCGTGACCCTGTCGTTCAACATGGCGCCGGGTGTCTCGCTCGGCGAAGCCGTCGAGGCCGTCGATCAGGCGATGCACGACATCGGCTTGCCGGCCGGCGTGCGCGGTACGTTCCAAGGCACGGCGAAGGCGTTTCAATCTTCCATTGAGAATCAACCGTGGCTGATCCTGGCGGCGTTGGTGGCGGTCTATATCGTCCTGGGCATTCTGTATGAGAGCTACATCCATCCGCTCACGATCCTGTCGACCCTGCCCTCCGCCGGCGTCGGCGCGCTGCTGGCCTTGCTGCTCTTCAAGGCGGAACTGACGATGATCGCGCTGATCGGTATCATGCTGCTGATCGGCATCGTGAAAAAAAACGCCATCATGATGATCGACTTCGCGCTGCAAAGCGAACGGGCGGCGGAGGGCAAGACACCGGCGGAGGCCATCTACGAGGCCTGCCTGTTACGGTTTCGGCCGATCATGATGACGACCATGGCGGCGTTGCTGGGCGCCCTTCCCCTGGCGGTCGGCACGGGAGTGGGATCGGAACTGCGGCGCCCGCTCGGCCTCGCCATCGTGGGCGGGTTGCTCGTGAGCCAGGTCCTCACCCTCTATACCACCCCGGTCGTGTATTTGTTTCTCGACCGCCTGAGACTGCGGTGTCTCCGAGCCCGTACGACTTCGCTGCATCCTGCCGCGTGA
- a CDS encoding putative sensor histidine kinase produces the protein MTIRTIKGRIVLAIVLVGCIPLLIGLVLAYMSGMQSLRDLIGGNLQAVAVQAADRVTMLVQSEIQAARLLGSAPLRVRQPVEAANSSYPQDPAQVERLIRERMQIWEKGKEAAARLLDRGLSRFLLDTKVRSGDKVVGLLIVDQYGSLVAASSEPDHYSFSDESWWNVVRAGGSDHVYVSGLIPAKEGSFGTPEETIDIAVPILDDRHHTVIGAVKASYRFDTLFGMINQIRIGQTGHAMLFDAAGAPLVCPILPRQAHRIPSQLMAMIVSSDPGWGIADDDGHGGTDTVVGYAPVTGLTLPDNTWHIFVRQQPVESYAPIRDQLRNLAAIGLVMVGLLWAMGRYVAARIARPIQVLKRGVEAISRGTYDGPLDVNTGDEFEDLAVAVHRMADKLHASRTELESLNADLTHRVKEKTAEITRQMRKLELSERLATLGKVASGIAHEINNPLGIILNRIECMEAEAAQTCVPDEVGRDLVAIRTQAERISRVTRSILTFSRGTVSTLKPLDLNCVARTCVAMAGERTAALSVRIDAQLAPELAPVMGDRDRLETVLLNLVNNAIDAVTGFTEQGVITVRTALIQSNGDEWVWVGVSDNGPGVPSAILDRVFDPFFTTKPAGQGTGLGLFLSYGIVSDHRGRIEVRNGDVGATFDVYLPAVGLGATVHEGAPWGLQEKF, from the coding sequence ATGACGATTCGTACGATCAAGGGCCGTATCGTGCTGGCCATCGTGCTGGTGGGCTGTATCCCGCTGTTGATCGGACTGGTGCTCGCCTACATGTCCGGCATGCAATCGCTGCGGGACCTCATCGGCGGCAACCTGCAGGCGGTGGCGGTGCAGGCTGCCGATCGAGTGACGATGCTGGTGCAAAGCGAGATTCAAGCGGCCCGCCTCCTGGGTTCGGCTCCGCTGCGGGTCCGCCAACCGGTCGAGGCGGCAAACAGTTCCTATCCCCAGGACCCGGCGCAGGTCGAGCGTCTCATCAGGGAGCGGATGCAGATCTGGGAAAAGGGGAAGGAGGCGGCTGCGCGGTTGCTCGACCGAGGTCTTTCGCGTTTTCTGCTCGACACGAAAGTCCGGAGCGGAGACAAAGTCGTGGGCCTCTTGATCGTCGATCAATATGGATCGTTGGTCGCCGCCAGTTCGGAGCCGGATCATTATTCGTTCAGCGATGAGTCCTGGTGGAACGTGGTCCGCGCGGGAGGCAGCGACCATGTGTACGTCAGCGGGTTGATTCCCGCCAAGGAAGGCTCGTTCGGGACTCCGGAGGAAACCATCGACATTGCCGTGCCGATCCTCGACGACCGTCACCATACCGTCATCGGGGCGGTCAAAGCCTCCTATCGGTTCGATACCCTCTTCGGCATGATCAATCAGATTCGCATCGGGCAGACCGGCCACGCCATGCTCTTCGATGCCGCCGGAGCCCCGCTCGTCTGTCCGATCCTGCCCCGGCAGGCGCATCGCATTCCCAGTCAGTTAATGGCCATGATCGTGTCGTCGGATCCCGGCTGGGGGATTGCCGACGACGACGGCCACGGAGGGACCGATACGGTGGTGGGTTATGCGCCGGTCACCGGGCTCACCTTGCCGGACAATACCTGGCACATTTTCGTGCGGCAGCAACCGGTGGAGAGTTACGCGCCGATCCGGGACCAGCTCAGGAATCTGGCTGCGATCGGGTTGGTCATGGTGGGGCTGCTCTGGGCGATGGGTCGCTATGTGGCGGCCAGGATCGCCCGTCCGATCCAGGTCTTGAAGCGGGGCGTGGAGGCGATCAGCCGGGGCACCTACGACGGGCCGCTCGATGTGAACACCGGCGATGAATTCGAAGACCTGGCCGTGGCGGTGCATCGCATGGCGGACAAATTGCACGCGTCGCGGACGGAGTTGGAATCGCTGAATGCGGATCTGACCCATCGGGTGAAAGAGAAGACGGCGGAGATCACCAGGCAGATGCGGAAGCTGGAGTTGTCCGAACGGTTGGCGACGCTCGGCAAAGTCGCCAGCGGGATCGCCCACGAGATCAACAATCCGCTCGGCATCATCTTGAACCGGATCGAGTGCATGGAAGCAGAGGCGGCGCAGACCTGCGTCCCCGACGAGGTCGGCCGGGACCTGGTGGCCATCCGCACGCAGGCAGAGCGGATTTCCCGGGTCACGCGCAGCATCCTCACGTTTTCACGCGGCACGGTCTCGACATTGAAGCCGCTCGATCTCAATTGTGTGGCGCGGACCTGCGTGGCCATGGCCGGTGAACGGACCGCGGCGCTCTCGGTCCGGATCGATGCGCAATTGGCGCCGGAACTGGCCCCGGTGATGGGGGATCGCGATCGCTTGGAAACGGTCCTGCTCAACCTGGTCAACAACGCCATAGACGCGGTGACCGGATTCACGGAGCAGGGGGTGATCACGGTTCGCACCGCGCTGATTCAGAGCAATGGGGACGAGTGGGTCTGGGTCGGCGTGTCGGACAACGGCCCCGGTGTGCCGAGCGCGATCCTCGATCGCGTCTTTGACCCCTTCTTTACCACCAAGCCGGCCGGTCAAGGAACCGGGCTTGGCCTGTTTCTCAGTTATGGGATCGTCTCGGACCATCGCGGCCGCATCGAGGTGCGAAACGGCGACGTCGGCGCTACGTTCGATGTCTATTTGCCCGCGGTGGGGCTCGGGGCCACGGTTCATGAAGGAGCACCATGGGGATTGCAGGAAAAGTTCTGA
- a CDS encoding 27kDa outer membrane protein yields MQRRKSRPALSSVLFLAMILVGNQLDGRAGEANVDPAVKHSWEQVIEEYIRTHPEVIEQSLQALENKRAAEEHQRQQAAIVAHQQDLLHDPTSPVSGNPTGDVTVVEFFDYRCGFCKKAASAVTQLQQDDAGVRIVYKDFPILGEASELAAKAALASVLQGKHRTFHEALLAAKGDLTKEQILHIAQGEGLDITRLERDMANPEWQAVIDRNRLLAKNLGINGTPAFIVGHDLVPGALDINMLQELVARRRMP; encoded by the coding sequence ATGCAACGTCGCAAGAGTCGTCCCGCGCTTTCTTCAGTCCTTTTCCTTGCCATGATCCTCGTCGGCAACCAGCTCGACGGCCGGGCCGGAGAAGCGAACGTCGATCCCGCCGTGAAACACTCGTGGGAACAGGTGATCGAAGAGTACATCCGGACGCATCCGGAGGTGATCGAGCAATCATTGCAGGCGTTGGAAAACAAGCGTGCGGCTGAAGAACACCAGCGACAACAGGCCGCCATCGTCGCCCATCAACAGGATCTGCTCCATGATCCGACTTCCCCCGTGAGCGGAAATCCGACCGGGGATGTGACCGTCGTGGAGTTCTTCGACTATCGCTGCGGGTTCTGCAAGAAGGCGGCATCGGCCGTAACCCAACTGCAACAGGATGATGCCGGCGTGCGCATCGTCTACAAAGACTTTCCGATTCTCGGCGAGGCCTCCGAGTTAGCCGCCAAGGCTGCCCTCGCCTCGGTCCTGCAGGGCAAACACCGCACCTTTCATGAAGCCCTCCTGGCTGCGAAAGGAGACCTCACCAAAGAACAGATCCTTCATATCGCCCAAGGCGAGGGCCTGGATATCACGCGGCTCGAACGGGACATGGCGAACCCGGAATGGCAGGCCGTCATCGACCGCAACCGCCTGCTCGCCAAAAACTTGGGCATCAACGGCACACCGGCCTTCATCGTCGGTCACGATCTCGTACCGGGGGCCCTGGACATCAACATGCTGCAGGAATTGGTGGCTCGCAGGCGAATGCCCTAA
- a CDS encoding Two-component transcriptional response regulator, AtoC family, whose translation MGIAGKVLIVDDEQDALENCRRILSRVPYHCLTECDPVRALDVIQRERPGLILTDLRMPNLDGIEVLTAAKRFDPSVRVVLLTAHATVETAVTSMRYGAFDYITKPFTGTDLVQVARRAFGENGATPKTDAGTAGERGRDQTRPEKRAGLARVIGESAAMRSVFDLVEKVAPTHSNVLVYGESGTGKELVARAIHDASLRADRPFIPVDCVSLPDTLLESELFGHEKGAFTGAHVSKPGLFEIAAGGTVFLDEVSGMSHTLQSRLLRVLQERQVRRVGGIRFVDVDVRVIAASNQDLEAACRRGEFREDLYYRLNVIPIALPPLRSREGDILLLTREFLRRFMKQQGPGTPCLPDLDQAAADLLCRYPWPGNVRELQNVIERAAVLADGPVITSTHLPERLRVGVADDSGSGSGEAASFKHAKQAAVTTFERSFLIDLLKRHDGHMGQAAREAGVDRKTIERMVKKHGLRDLF comes from the coding sequence ATGGGGATTGCAGGAAAAGTTCTGATCGTCGATGACGAGCAGGATGCGTTGGAGAACTGCCGCCGCATCTTAAGCCGCGTACCCTATCACTGCCTCACGGAATGTGATCCCGTCCGCGCCCTCGATGTCATTCAGCGGGAGCGGCCCGGTTTGATCCTCACGGATCTGCGCATGCCGAATCTCGACGGCATCGAGGTCTTGACCGCCGCCAAGCGGTTCGATCCTTCCGTGCGGGTCGTATTGCTGACGGCCCATGCGACCGTGGAGACGGCCGTGACCTCGATGCGGTACGGCGCGTTCGACTACATCACCAAGCCCTTCACCGGCACGGACCTCGTGCAGGTCGCACGCCGGGCGTTCGGGGAAAATGGCGCGACGCCCAAGACGGACGCCGGCACTGCCGGCGAGCGTGGACGCGATCAGACTCGTCCGGAGAAACGCGCCGGCCTGGCGCGGGTCATCGGTGAGAGTGCCGCCATGCGATCGGTCTTCGACCTGGTCGAAAAGGTGGCTCCTACCCATTCCAACGTGTTGGTGTATGGGGAAAGCGGGACAGGGAAAGAATTGGTCGCGCGTGCCATTCATGACGCCAGCCTGCGGGCGGATCGTCCCTTCATTCCGGTGGACTGTGTTTCCCTTCCGGATACCCTGCTCGAATCGGAGCTGTTCGGCCATGAGAAGGGGGCCTTTACCGGAGCCCATGTATCCAAGCCTGGGCTGTTCGAGATCGCGGCGGGCGGGACGGTCTTTCTCGATGAAGTCAGCGGGATGAGTCACACGTTGCAATCTCGCCTGTTGCGGGTGTTGCAGGAACGGCAGGTGAGGCGGGTGGGCGGCATCCGGTTCGTGGATGTGGATGTGCGGGTGATCGCAGCTTCCAACCAGGATCTTGAAGCGGCCTGTCGACGTGGGGAGTTTCGTGAGGACCTGTATTACCGCTTGAACGTCATTCCCATCGCGCTGCCGCCACTCAGGAGTCGAGAGGGAGACATTCTCCTCCTGACGCGGGAGTTTCTCAGGCGATTTATGAAACAGCAGGGGCCCGGGACGCCCTGCCTGCCGGACCTGGATCAGGCGGCGGCCGATCTGCTCTGCAGATATCCCTGGCCCGGGAATGTGCGCGAGCTGCAGAATGTCATCGAGCGGGCGGCGGTGCTGGCCGACGGTCCCGTCATTACGAGCACCCATCTGCCGGAACGGTTGCGGGTGGGCGTGGCCGACGACTCAGGTTCCGGTTCCGGGGAAGCGGCATCGTTCAAACATGCGAAACAGGCGGCGGTCACCACGTTTGAAAGGAGTTTTTTGATCGACCTCTTGAAGCGCCACGACGGCCATATGGGACAAGCTGCGCGGGAGGCCGGTGTCGATCGAAAAACGATCGAACGGATGGTCAAGAAGCATGGCTTGCGTGACCTGTTTTAG